One window of Anaerolineales bacterium genomic DNA carries:
- a CDS encoding SAM-dependent chlorinase/fluorinase, with protein sequence MSIVTILTDFGTDNEFVGVMKGVIYRIAPDARIVDLTHNIKRHDVREGAISVWRAYPYFPQGTVHIFVVDPGVGTKRRPIAAHLHGQYFVGPDNGLLTPVIEDAERDGKSVEVVHLQNQKYWLEKVSRTFHGRDIFSPVGAHLAGGASLADMGKFITDPVRLELSRPVKTKIGWEAHISVIDSFGNMTLDLPAAALDGRTDVRFRLKGREVSGIVESYGHKPAGDLVVVVDSEEYLEIAVVNGSAKETLNASVGDMVEVLLSE encoded by the coding sequence ATATCCATCGTAACCATTCTCACAGATTTTGGAACGGACAACGAATTTGTAGGGGTGATGAAGGGCGTGATCTACCGGATCGCGCCTGACGCCAGGATCGTCGATCTTACGCACAACATCAAGCGGCATGACGTCAGGGAAGGCGCCATCTCAGTCTGGCGGGCGTATCCGTACTTTCCGCAGGGTACTGTTCACATATTCGTCGTGGACCCTGGCGTGGGCACAAAGCGGCGCCCAATCGCGGCCCACCTCCACGGACAATATTTCGTGGGTCCCGATAACGGTTTGTTGACACCCGTCATAGAAGATGCTGAGCGGGATGGCAAATCTGTTGAGGTCGTCCATTTGCAGAATCAAAAATACTGGCTGGAAAAAGTCAGTCGCACTTTTCACGGACGCGATATTTTTTCGCCGGTGGGAGCCCACCTGGCAGGCGGCGCATCATTGGCAGACATGGGGAAATTCATCACCGACCCGGTAAGGCTGGAATTATCCAGGCCTGTAAAGACGAAAATCGGTTGGGAAGCGCACATCAGTGTGATCGATTCGTTCGGGAACATGACGCTCGACCTGCCCGCCGCAGCCCTCGACGGCCGGACGGATGTCCGCTTCCGGTTGAAGGGCAGGGAGGTTTCCGGCATTGTCGAGTCGTATGGGCATAAACCCGCCGGTGATTTGGTTGTCGTGGTGGACAGCGAGGAGTATCTCGAGATCGCCGTTGTCAACGGAAGCGCGAAGGAAACGCTAAACGCCTCCGTTGGTGATATGGTAGAAGTCCTTCTTTCCGAGTAA
- a CDS encoding ABC transporter ATP-binding protein has product MPNQPLIIENLTFKYRTRPELALENISLKVNPGELLLIAGSSGCGKTTLARCINGLIPRSYRGERSGQVLLHGREVADMQISEIAQVVGTLLQDPERQIVASNVFNEIAFGPENLGLPRAEIINRVDQAISRLNLEYLRERETFNLSGGEKQKVALAGVLTMNPSILLLDEPLASLDPASAHEALEVFRSLADEGKTVILVEHRVEDAIDARPDRLLYMEDGKIKYLGPIRDLPPEIDHTKVKLPAPWVVQRVKALDKVPAAPPKPEAGERGEPLVVFENVDFCYDEEYPLVLQNVNLKIYPGDLIAVLGPNGAGKSTLVKHAIGLLKPTGGRVLVQGEDTRRLSVAQIARTLGYVFQSPTHMLYAPTVREELEFGPKNLEFDPTSIPQYVNESLSTVNLKGFEEYPPLGLSFGQQKRTTIAAVLAMRSKILIMDEPTAGQDFANYTRFMKALCDTSDNAQSILTANFAATIFITHDLDLAVTYANRVLLFGDKHIIADGKPQDVLKDDQLLRRYRVRPTSLLRLNLDLLPRTGRFLPAESLAAYA; this is encoded by the coding sequence ATGCCCAACCAGCCCTTAATCATCGAAAACCTCACGTTCAAATACCGTACCCGTCCCGAGCTGGCTTTGGAGAACATATCCTTAAAGGTAAACCCGGGGGAATTGTTATTGATCGCCGGTTCGAGCGGATGCGGCAAAACGACTCTCGCGCGCTGCATCAATGGCCTGATTCCGCGAAGCTACCGCGGCGAACGAAGCGGCCAGGTTCTCCTGCATGGCAGGGAAGTTGCCGACATGCAGATCTCCGAAATCGCTCAGGTTGTGGGGACGTTATTGCAGGACCCGGAGCGGCAGATCGTCGCCAGCAATGTTTTCAATGAGATCGCATTTGGTCCCGAAAATTTGGGGCTTCCACGCGCAGAGATCATCAATCGGGTCGACCAGGCGATAAGCCGGTTGAATCTCGAATACCTGCGCGAACGCGAGACGTTCAATCTATCGGGTGGTGAAAAGCAGAAGGTGGCTCTGGCGGGCGTCCTGACGATGAACCCGTCCATCCTGCTGCTGGATGAACCCCTCGCCTCTCTCGACCCTGCATCTGCTCATGAAGCCCTCGAAGTTTTTCGAAGCCTCGCAGATGAAGGCAAAACGGTCATCCTTGTGGAGCACCGGGTCGAGGATGCGATCGACGCCAGGCCGGATCGACTCTTATACATGGAAGATGGAAAAATCAAATATCTTGGTCCCATCCGCGACCTTCCGCCGGAGATCGATCATACAAAAGTGAAACTGCCCGCCCCCTGGGTTGTGCAAAGGGTCAAAGCGTTGGATAAAGTCCCGGCCGCGCCACCCAAACCCGAAGCCGGGGAAAGAGGCGAGCCGTTGGTCGTCTTCGAGAACGTGGATTTCTGTTACGATGAGGAATATCCGCTCGTTTTGCAAAACGTCAACCTGAAGATCTATCCCGGCGATCTGATCGCTGTGTTGGGTCCGAACGGTGCAGGGAAATCCACGCTGGTCAAACATGCTATCGGGCTACTTAAACCCACGGGAGGGCGCGTTCTGGTCCAAGGCGAGGACACGCGCAGGTTGAGCGTCGCCCAAATTGCGCGGACGTTGGGTTACGTTTTTCAAAGCCCGACCCACATGTTGTATGCGCCCACGGTCAGGGAAGAGTTGGAATTCGGTCCAAAGAATCTCGAATTCGACCCGACGTCGATCCCGCAATACGTGAACGAAAGTCTGTCAACGGTCAACCTGAAAGGGTTCGAGGAATACCCTCCGCTTGGTTTGTCGTTTGGACAGCAAAAACGAACCACCATCGCGGCGGTGCTGGCGATGCGTTCAAAGATCCTAATCATGGATGAACCGACCGCCGGGCAGGATTTTGCAAATTACACCCGTTTCATGAAGGCATTATGCGACACGTCGGACAACGCGCAATCCATTCTGACCGCGAATTTTGCCGCGACGATTTTCATTACGCATGATCTCGACCTTGCAGTGACCTACGCCAACCGCGTATTATTGTTCGGCGACAAACACATCATCGCCGACGGCAAACCACAGGATGTATTGAAGGACGACCAACTTCTCCGAAGGTATCGTGTGCGTCCCACTTCGCTTCTTCGCCTTAACCTAGACCTGCTGCCGCGCACCGGGCGTTTTCTGCCCGCCGAATCGTTGGCGGCTTATGCATAG
- a CDS encoding ECF transporter S component has protein sequence MNDNSTWAFGTRQVVYGAIGAALYGVLSWVTNIFPLPAAGNITFRPAVAVLIFFSVAYGPWVGLLAGFIGNTLGDALSGWGFYWNWSLGNGLMGLVAGLVMSQITDFRAQGQIIKAVIYGLIGIAVGMLFASLTEMFTGGIDFNTALFGYFTPAFLGNAIVTIVLLPILMVAFAAVASRRGR, from the coding sequence ATGAACGATAACAGCACCTGGGCATTTGGAACCCGTCAGGTCGTTTACGGGGCGATCGGCGCCGCGTTGTACGGCGTCCTCTCGTGGGTCACCAATATCTTCCCCCTCCCCGCTGCCGGAAACATCACCTTCCGCCCCGCGGTCGCCGTGTTGATCTTCTTCAGCGTGGCATACGGTCCCTGGGTGGGCCTGCTCGCCGGTTTCATCGGCAACACGCTCGGCGATGCCTTGAGCGGATGGGGCTTCTACTGGAACTGGAGCCTCGGCAACGGATTGATGGGCCTGGTCGCGGGTCTGGTGATGTCACAGATCACGGACTTCCGCGCGCAGGGTCAGATCATCAAAGCCGTCATTTACGGCTTGATCGGCATCGCTGTCGGCATGCTGTTCGCTTCCCTGACAGAAATGTTCACCGGCGGCATCGACTTCAATACCGCCCTGTTCGGCTATTTCACGCCCGCCTTCCTCGGTAACGCGATCGTCACCATCGTCCTCCTGCCCATCCTGATGGTCGCCTTCGCCGCCGTTGCATCGAGGCGCGGCCGCTAA